CTAATTCGGGAATACAGAACGACTACTATCACTACGAGGTACTTACCGGCGCCGGTATGGGTTGCCTGGTTCGACGCTGCGTGAGGATACAGCCCGTTTCTTCGCTCCGGGATCGGCCTAGGAAGCACATATGGCGAAACCAGTCACGTAAACGATGTATTTATTTTCACGACTGTCACCGAAGCGGTTAGTTTGGTGGCCGTCCTCGAGGCTAATCGACTATTCGACGCCGACGAATGGGTGATTCGAATCGACACCGAATCGGCTATCGTCTCGTTCGATCGTGACGTGTTGGATCGTAACTACGTGGGGAAAGACGGTTGTTGAGCACGACCTCAGCCGCTTGCCAACGCAGGGCGCGGCTGGGGAGATGGAGAAAGATCATGACAGACGACAACACCATTGGACTGTCCCGGAGACGCGTACTGGGCGGGCTCGGCGCCATCGGCGTCGCCTCCGCCGGCGCGGGTATCGGGACGACGGCGTACTTCAGCGACCAGGAACAGTTCGACGACAACACGATCACCGCCGGCGAGTTCGGCCTGACCGTCAAACAGGCGGTCACCGAGGTCGATCAGGACGGCATCGGTCCCGACGAACTGACGTTCAACAGTAACGTAGAGGAGTCGGAATACGGGGTCTGGGCTACGGACACGATTACCATCGAGGACGCAAAGCCCGGAGACAAGTACGAGTTCTGCTGGAAGCTCAAAGTCCACGACAACCCCGGCTACGTCGCGGTTGCGGGCGATCACACCGACGAGAACGGTGTTGACGCAGGCAACGTTTCGGTGGACGACCTCTGGGACATCGATGAGGAAGGGGAGCTGTCGACCCTCGGTGACGAGGTCCTGGTCGATTCCCTCAAGATCACGAACGGGAAGAAAGAGGTCGGCTACGAGTACGGAGAGTACTACGACACGCTCGGGGAGCTTCTCGAGGACCTCGAAGACGGCGTGCTCTTGCACACCGACGACGGTGATGTGCCCATCACGTTCGAACCCGGTAAGAAGTGGTTCCTCTGCGTGAAGCTGTCGATCCCGACGGACGTCGGGAACGAGATCCAGGGCGCCTCGCTCGAGTGGAACAAGTCGTTCTACGCCGAGCAGGCGCGCCACAACGACGACACGGACGCCTTCGTTGGACGTGCGGTCGGTGCACACGGGGACTGAACAGGAGTGAACAATGCCCAATGATTTCGAACTGACACGTCGGAAAGCGCTCGCTGGGATCGGCGCGATTGGCGCGGCTTCGGTCGGGGCCGGCCTCGGTACGAGTGCGTACTTCAGCGATCGGGAGACGTTCGATGGCAACACGCTGACCGCCGGTGAACTGGACCTTCGGATCGACTGGCAGCAGCTGTACTTCGGGCCGGAGGCGAACGCCCACCACTACGCTCCGTACGGGAAAGCAGGTTATCCGTACGTCAATGCGCATCCGGATCACGATACGACCGGAGAGCAATCGCTAGACAGCGACGACTTTGACTCCGTCCCCGATCACGGCGTAGTCCGCTACTCCGACGAGGACGCGAACATTCAGGAGTACCTGACCTGCGAGACGCTCGAGAACTTCGAGGCCCCGGACGATTTCGACAACGGCGTTGGCGAACCGCAGAGTAGCCTGATCGAACTCGAGGACGTCAAACCGGGCGATTGCGGAGAGGTGACGTTCAGTCTCCATCTCTGTGACAATCCCGGGTACATCTGGTGGATCGGCCAGGTAAACGAGTTCGACCACGACCTGGCGAAAGCGATCAAAGTCAAGGCGTGGTACGATCTCGGGTGTACCAACGAGTTCGACGAGGAAGACGGTGACAAGATACTCGTCGAGTGCACGGACCTGCACACCTTCGTTCAGGATCGGCTCACTCCGAACGGTCGGTTCCTCAACCCCAACGTCTACGACGGGGCTGGCGTCGGTGGAGACGACGCGCTCGACGGTGAACCCGAGATCGACTGTAGGGACCTCGATAAGATCGAGTTCGAAGAAGACGGGCCGGTGATGGAACATGGAGAGATCCTCGATGTGTTCGTCGAGGACGGCGAGCTGAAGCTCGTCGCGCTCTTCCGTTCGCCTGACGGCGACGTGGAGATCCTCGTCCAGTTCTCGGAGCTCATCTACAAGGACGAGGACGACAACGAGGTGCTGGCAACGAGCGAGGACGAGATCGACTGGGAAGAGATCGTCGAGTACGACTGGGACATCCTCGACAGCTACGACGGGTACGAAACCACTGATGACGCCGGAATGTGTGAGAAGACGATCAAGTCGGGCACAGCTGAGGAGACGAGCAATCTGATCACGTCGTTGGGCTGTACGACCGGGCAGACGAACGTCCGGACACCAGGGACTGGTCCCCAGCAGCAACCGCAGGGAATCAGCCACATCGAGTTCAGGTACTGCGCGTCCGAAGCACCGCCGCTGTGCTTCCCCGAGGAAGAGACGTTCTGCGTCGCGTTCGAGTGGTGCTTGCCGACGTCCACACCAGAACACGTCGACGACATCAACGACCTGCAGGGTCAGTCGATCAGCTTCGACCTCGGCTTCTACACCGAGCAGTGCCGACACAACTCGAACCCGAGTGGCCCATCCGGGTTCGTCTAACCGCGGAGTCGAGCGACGACTCCCGATCTCGACCCACACTGGTGCAGCAGACTGTTCCCACATCGTGGGAGCACGTTTCTCCTTGCTGAAGACGGTGGTTCGATTCCACCGGTGGGCCCTCACATCACTCGAGACCGTATGACATCGAACCGAATCACTCGTCGAAACCTGCTCGCCGGGATGGCTGGCGGGAGCGTCGCCTCGTTCGCCT
This portion of the Natronobeatus ordinarius genome encodes:
- a CDS encoding SipW-dependent-type signal peptide-containing protein produces the protein MTDDNTIGLSRRRVLGGLGAIGVASAGAGIGTTAYFSDQEQFDDNTITAGEFGLTVKQAVTEVDQDGIGPDELTFNSNVEESEYGVWATDTITIEDAKPGDKYEFCWKLKVHDNPGYVAVAGDHTDENGVDAGNVSVDDLWDIDEEGELSTLGDEVLVDSLKITNGKKEVGYEYGEYYDTLGELLEDLEDGVLLHTDDGDVPITFEPGKKWFLCVKLSIPTDVGNEIQGASLEWNKSFYAEQARHNDDTDAFVGRAVGAHGD
- a CDS encoding SipW-dependent-type signal peptide-containing protein — its product is MPNDFELTRRKALAGIGAIGAASVGAGLGTSAYFSDRETFDGNTLTAGELDLRIDWQQLYFGPEANAHHYAPYGKAGYPYVNAHPDHDTTGEQSLDSDDFDSVPDHGVVRYSDEDANIQEYLTCETLENFEAPDDFDNGVGEPQSSLIELEDVKPGDCGEVTFSLHLCDNPGYIWWIGQVNEFDHDLAKAIKVKAWYDLGCTNEFDEEDGDKILVECTDLHTFVQDRLTPNGRFLNPNVYDGAGVGGDDALDGEPEIDCRDLDKIEFEEDGPVMEHGEILDVFVEDGELKLVALFRSPDGDVEILVQFSELIYKDEDDNEVLATSEDEIDWEEIVEYDWDILDSYDGYETTDDAGMCEKTIKSGTAEETSNLITSLGCTTGQTNVRTPGTGPQQQPQGISHIEFRYCASEAPPLCFPEEETFCVAFEWCLPTSTPEHVDDINDLQGQSISFDLGFYTEQCRHNSNPSGPSGFV